In one Paracoccus everestensis genomic region, the following are encoded:
- a CDS encoding ABC transporter permease, whose protein sequence is MLTFTIRRLLLAIPTLLFISFVIFMLLEASPGDPLGDVPLTVPPEVKERMREALGLGQAWYIRYVLWLKQFFWVEPLYWFDSVFGTQFSAGMQRIISFQSRSPVFDVIAQRVPQTLTVVGFSYLVGILIALPIGIISAYKQYSWFDQLGTFVSMIGFSMPTFFTGVVLIIIFGVKLQWFPSVYDTTLQVRDWDSFWAQVRQMVMPVTVLALYNAAQISRFMRASMLDNLSQDYVRTARAKGLSERTVVLKHVLRNSLIPVITVIALGLPAVFGGAIITEQVFKVNGLGQLLITAIHGNDIPMVLTLTFIFAILIVLFTLIADILYGILDPRIRYD, encoded by the coding sequence ATGCTGACATTCACCATCCGCCGCCTGCTGCTGGCGATCCCGACGCTGTTGTTCATCTCGTTCGTGATCTTCATGCTGCTGGAAGCATCGCCCGGCGATCCCCTGGGCGACGTGCCGCTGACCGTCCCGCCCGAGGTCAAGGAACGGATGCGAGAGGCGCTTGGCCTGGGGCAGGCCTGGTACATCCGCTATGTCCTGTGGCTGAAGCAGTTCTTCTGGGTCGAGCCGCTGTATTGGTTCGACAGCGTGTTCGGCACCCAGTTCAGTGCCGGGATGCAGCGGATCATCAGCTTCCAGTCGCGCAGCCCGGTCTTCGACGTGATCGCGCAGCGCGTGCCGCAGACGCTGACGGTGGTGGGATTCAGCTATCTGGTGGGGATCCTGATCGCGCTGCCCATCGGCATCATCTCGGCCTACAAGCAGTATTCCTGGTTCGACCAGCTTGGCACCTTTGTGTCGATGATCGGCTTTTCCATGCCCACCTTCTTCACGGGCGTGGTGCTGATCATCATCTTCGGGGTCAAGCTGCAATGGTTCCCGTCCGTGTATGACACCACCTTGCAGGTGCGCGACTGGGACAGCTTCTGGGCGCAGGTGCGGCAGATGGTCATGCCGGTGACAGTGCTGGCGCTGTATAACGCGGCCCAGATCAGCCGCTTCATGCGTGCCTCCATGCTGGACAACCTGAGCCAGGATTACGTCCGCACCGCCCGCGCCAAGGGATTGTCGGAAAGGACCGTGGTGCTGAAGCACGTGCTGAGGAACAGCCTGATCCCGGTCATCACCGTGATCGCGCTTGGCCTGCCCGCCGTCTTCGGCGGCGCGATCATCACCGAACAGGTGTTCAAGGTGAACGGGCTGGGCCAGTTGCTGATCACCGCGATCCACGGCAACGACATCCCCATGGTGCTGACGCTGACCTTCATCTTCGCGATCCTGATCGTGCTGTTCACCCTGATTGCCGACATCCTTTACGGCATCCTTGACCCGAGGATCCGCTATGACTGA
- a CDS encoding peptide ABC transporter substrate-binding protein — protein sequence MKLKTMLMSAVATLALAPAAMAERGSDGALNIIMWQAPSTMNPYLSGGTKELIASSMVLEPLASMSPEGEHVPRLAAEIPTLENGGIAEDLKSVTWKLQDGLKWSDGTPVTAADVVFSGQYCMDPEGGCSQLAKFEGIDKIEAVDDLTVKITFKEAMPDPYSAFVGANGPIIQKAQFENCMGANAPTCTDQNFNPIGTGPFRVTQFLTNDVITFEANPEYRDAMKPAFATATIKGGGDAAAAARAVLETGEYDYAWNTQLAPDVIAGMEQMGRGKVSAAFGSLVERIHVNLTDPSSSHPEGERSTNAHPHPFLTDPAVRKALSMAIDRQLLTEIGYGAAGQPTCNYVPAPEAWASTNEECLTQDIEGAKALLEEAGWTVGGSGVREKDGVQLKMVFQTSVNAVRQDFQALIKQWWSEIGIETELKTVDASVFFGTDPGSPDTLQKFYADVEMYADNFEGGNPAPYLAKWTCDKAPSPANQWQGENISRYCDPAYDELMAELSRTVDPAARAEMGRRLNDMLTKDSNAIIPLIYRGTASAHSNSLGGVVMNAWDSELWNVADWTRVQ from the coding sequence ATGAAGCTGAAGACAATGCTGATGAGCGCGGTCGCCACCCTGGCCCTGGCGCCCGCCGCCATGGCCGAACGGGGCAGCGACGGCGCGCTGAACATCATCATGTGGCAGGCGCCGTCCACGATGAACCCCTATCTTTCGGGGGGCACCAAGGAACTGATCGCGTCCAGCATGGTGCTGGAGCCGCTGGCCAGCATGAGCCCCGAGGGCGAGCATGTCCCCCGCCTGGCAGCCGAAATCCCGACGCTGGAAAACGGCGGCATCGCCGAGGATCTGAAATCGGTCACCTGGAAACTGCAGGACGGGTTGAAATGGTCCGACGGCACGCCCGTCACGGCTGCCGACGTGGTGTTTTCAGGCCAGTACTGCATGGACCCCGAGGGTGGCTGTTCGCAGCTTGCCAAGTTCGAGGGGATCGACAAGATCGAGGCGGTCGATGACCTGACGGTCAAGATCACCTTCAAGGAAGCAATGCCCGATCCCTATTCGGCCTTTGTCGGCGCGAACGGGCCGATCATCCAGAAGGCGCAGTTCGAAAACTGCATGGGCGCCAATGCGCCGACCTGCACGGACCAGAACTTCAATCCGATCGGCACCGGCCCGTTCCGCGTCACGCAGTTCCTGACCAATGACGTGATCACCTTCGAGGCGAACCCCGAATACCGCGACGCGATGAAGCCCGCCTTCGCGACCGCCACCATCAAGGGCGGCGGCGATGCGGCGGCGGCGGCGCGGGCGGTTCTGGAAACCGGCGAATACGATTACGCCTGGAACACCCAGCTTGCCCCCGACGTGATCGCCGGGATGGAGCAGATGGGCCGGGGCAAGGTCAGCGCGGCCTTTGGCAGCCTGGTGGAACGGATCCACGTGAACCTGACGGACCCCTCGTCGTCCCATCCCGAAGGCGAGCGTTCGACGAATGCCCATCCCCATCCCTTCCTGACCGACCCGGCGGTGCGCAAGGCGCTGTCGATGGCCATCGACCGCCAGCTTCTGACGGAAATCGGCTATGGCGCGGCGGGCCAGCCCACCTGCAACTATGTCCCGGCACCCGAGGCCTGGGCCTCGACCAACGAGGAATGCCTGACCCAGGACATCGAGGGTGCCAAGGCGCTGCTCGAGGAAGCAGGCTGGACCGTGGGCGGCAGCGGCGTGCGCGAAAAGGACGGCGTGCAGTTGAAGATGGTGTTCCAGACCTCGGTCAACGCGGTGCGCCAAGATTTCCAGGCGCTGATCAAGCAGTGGTGGTCGGAAATCGGGATCGAGACGGAACTGAAGACCGTCGATGCCTCGGTCTTCTTCGGGACCGATCCCGGCTCGCCCGACACGCTGCAGAAATTCTATGCCGACGTGGAGATGTATGCCGACAACTTCGAGGGCGGGAACCCCGCGCCCTATCTGGCCAAATGGACCTGCGACAAGGCCCCCAGCCCCGCGAACCAGTGGCAGGGCGAAAACATCAGCCGCTATTGCGACCCGGCCTATGACGAGTTGATGGCCGAGCTGAGCCGGACCGTCGATCCGGCAGCGCGCGCCGAGATGGGCCGGCGGCTGAACGATATGCTGACCAAGGACAGCAACGCGATCATTCCGCTGATCTATCGCGGCACGGCCTCGGCCCATTCCAACAGCCTGGGCGGAGTCGTCATGAACGCCTGGGATTCGGAACTGTGGAACGTTGCCGACTGGACCCGCGTCCAGTAA
- a CDS encoding ABC transporter ATP-binding protein → MLDDKPLVSIEKLRVEFETGDGVVVGVKDISFAINPGECVCVVGESGSGKSVSSLSLMRLVEFGGGTITGGRLMFDSGDGRQIDLAQQSSPAMRDIRGNQIGMIFQEPMTALNPVFTVGDQLTEGLMVHRNMTKAQARARALEILRQVRIPEPERRLDQYPHELSGGMRQRVVIAIAMACEPRLLICDEPTTALDVTIQAEILALIDRLKREKQIAVLFITHDMAVVAQMADRVVVMYRGQKVEEGPVAEVFENPREDYTRMLLAAVPRLGEMTGKPAPERMRLMRDGTLSAPEPIIVKDPKPLLTVRNLTTRFAVKGGLLRRTTARVHAVEDVSFTINAGETLSLVGESGCGKSTCGRSLLRLVEPDSGKVDLGGTDILALSPRDLRRARRDMQMIFQDPFASLDPHMKLYDQVAEPLENYGIGSRSERRDKIAALFDRVELPRSFMRRYPHEMSGGQRQRIAIARALALNPKLIIADEAVSALDVSVQAQVLNLLMELQQDLGISMLFISHDMAVVERVSHHVGVMYLGRIVEMGTRAQVFENPQHNYTRQLMAAVPVADPRQKKISEDLNFKPIPSPIHPVDYQAAPSVYREVAPGHKVLVEPATHH, encoded by the coding sequence ATGCTGGATGACAAACCGCTTGTTTCCATTGAGAAACTTCGGGTCGAGTTCGAAACCGGCGATGGCGTCGTGGTGGGCGTCAAGGATATCAGCTTTGCCATCAACCCGGGCGAATGCGTCTGCGTCGTGGGCGAGTCCGGGTCGGGCAAGTCGGTCAGTTCGCTATCCCTGATGCGGCTGGTGGAATTCGGCGGTGGCACGATCACGGGCGGGCGGCTGATGTTCGACAGCGGCGACGGGCGCCAGATCGACCTGGCCCAACAATCATCCCCCGCGATGCGCGACATTCGCGGCAACCAGATCGGCATGATCTTCCAGGAACCGATGACGGCGCTGAACCCGGTCTTTACCGTGGGCGACCAGCTGACCGAAGGGCTGATGGTCCATCGCAACATGACCAAGGCCCAGGCTCGTGCCCGCGCCTTGGAAATCCTGCGCCAGGTCCGCATCCCCGAACCCGAGCGCCGGCTGGACCAGTATCCCCACGAATTGTCGGGCGGGATGCGCCAGCGGGTCGTGATCGCCATCGCCATGGCCTGCGAGCCGCGCCTGCTGATCTGCGACGAACCCACGACCGCCCTGGACGTGACCATCCAGGCAGAAATCCTGGCGCTGATCGACCGGTTGAAGCGCGAAAAGCAGATCGCGGTGCTGTTCATCACCCATGACATGGCGGTGGTGGCGCAGATGGCCGACCGCGTGGTCGTCATGTATCGCGGCCAGAAGGTCGAGGAAGGCCCCGTCGCCGAGGTCTTCGAGAACCCCAGGGAAGATTATACCAGGATGCTGCTGGCCGCCGTGCCGCGCCTGGGGGAAATGACCGGCAAGCCCGCCCCCGAACGGATGCGCCTGATGCGCGACGGCACCCTGTCGGCGCCCGAGCCGATCATCGTCAAGGATCCCAAGCCCCTGCTGACGGTGAGGAACCTGACCACGCGCTTTGCCGTCAAGGGCGGGCTTTTGCGCCGCACCACAGCCCGCGTCCACGCGGTCGAGGATGTCAGCTTTACCATCAACGCGGGCGAAACCCTGTCGCTGGTTGGCGAATCCGGCTGCGGGAAATCCACCTGCGGGCGGTCTCTCTTGCGGCTGGTCGAACCGGATTCGGGAAAGGTCGATCTGGGCGGCACCGACATTCTGGCGCTGTCCCCGCGCGATCTGCGCCGCGCGCGCCGCGACATGCAGATGATCTTCCAGGATCCCTTTGCCAGCCTCGATCCGCATATGAAGCTCTATGACCAGGTGGCCGAGCCGTTGGAGAATTACGGCATCGGCAGCCGGTCCGAACGCCGCGACAAGATCGCCGCATTGTTCGACCGGGTGGAACTGCCCCGCAGCTTCATGCGCCGTTACCCGCACGAGATGTCGGGCGGCCAGCGCCAGCGCATCGCCATCGCCCGCGCGCTTGCCCTGAACCCCAAGCTGATCATCGCGGACGAGGCCGTGTCGGCGCTGGACGTGTCGGTGCAGGCGCAGGTGCTGAACCTGCTGATGGAGTTGCAGCAGGATCTGGGCATCTCGATGCTGTTCATCAGCCATGACATGGCTGTGGTCGAACGCGTCAGCCACCATGTCGGCGTGATGTATCTGGGCCGCATCGTGGAAATGGGCACCCGTGCCCAAGTGTTCGAGAACCCGCAACACAATTACACCCGGCAGTTGATGGCCGCCGTGCCGGTGGCTGATCCGCGCCAGAAGAAGATCAGCGAGGATCTGAACTTCAAGCCCATCCCCTCGCCCATCCATCCCGTCGATTACCAGGCAGCGCCCTCGGTGTATCGCGAGGTCGCGCCGGGTCACAAGGTTCTGGTCGAACCGGCGACCCATCACTAG
- a CDS encoding M20 aminoacylase family protein, protein MPVKNRFAELLPEITAWRRDFHEHPELLYDVHRTAGRVAELLRGFGCDEVVEGVGRTGVVGVIKGRTDSRGRVIGLRADMDALPIIEQTGLGYASKTPGKMHACGHDGHTAMLLGAAKYLAETRNFDGTAVVIFQPAEEGGAGGEAMVLDGLVSRWNIQEFYGMHNMPGMPVGSFSIKPGAMMAAADQFDIIVTGKGGHAAKPHECIDTTLTAAQIIVALQSVVARNIDPLKNAVISVCVVSTDSTAHNVIPQVVKLKGTARSLDPGVRDQLEEGITRVATNIAAAMGATAQVDYQRGYPVTMNDDQATVWAADVAREIAGDVNMDMQPMMGGEDFSYMLNEKPGAYIFVGNGDTAMVHHPAYNFNDDAIPAGSSWYAGMVEQRMPAA, encoded by the coding sequence ATGCCCGTCAAAAACCGATTTGCCGAACTTCTGCCTGAAATCACCGCATGGCGCCGCGATTTCCACGAACATCCTGAACTGCTGTATGACGTTCACCGCACCGCAGGCCGGGTGGCCGAATTACTGCGCGGCTTCGGCTGCGACGAGGTGGTCGAGGGCGTGGGCCGGACCGGCGTCGTGGGCGTCATCAAGGGCAGAACCGACAGCCGGGGCCGCGTGATCGGCCTGCGCGCCGACATGGACGCCCTGCCGATCATCGAGCAGACGGGATTGGGTTACGCGTCGAAAACGCCGGGCAAGATGCACGCCTGCGGCCATGACGGCCATACCGCGATGCTGCTGGGCGCCGCGAAATACCTGGCCGAGACGCGCAACTTCGACGGAACCGCCGTGGTGATCTTCCAGCCCGCCGAGGAAGGCGGGGCAGGGGGCGAGGCGATGGTGCTGGACGGTCTGGTCAGCCGCTGGAACATCCAGGAATTCTACGGGATGCACAATATGCCGGGAATGCCGGTGGGCAGCTTCTCGATCAAGCCGGGGGCCATGATGGCGGCGGCGGACCAGTTCGACATCATCGTGACGGGAAAGGGCGGCCATGCCGCCAAGCCCCATGAATGCATCGACACCACGCTGACCGCCGCCCAGATCATCGTGGCCCTGCAATCGGTGGTCGCGCGCAACATCGATCCGCTGAAGAACGCAGTGATCTCGGTCTGCGTCGTGTCCACGGATTCGACCGCCCATAACGTGATTCCGCAGGTGGTCAAGCTGAAGGGCACGGCCCGAAGCCTGGATCCGGGCGTCCGCGACCAGTTGGAAGAGGGCATCACCCGCGTTGCCACCAACATCGCCGCCGCCATGGGAGCCACGGCGCAGGTGGATTATCAGCGCGGCTATCCGGTCACGATGAACGACGACCAGGCGACCGTCTGGGCCGCCGACGTAGCGCGAGAGATCGCGGGCGACGTGAACATGGATATGCAGCCGATGATGGGCGGAGAGGATTTCAGCTATATGCTGAACGAAAAGCCCGGCGCCTATATCTTCGTGGGCAACGGCGACACGGCGATGGTCCACCACCCCGCCTATAACTTCAACGACGATGCGATCCCGGCGGGATCAAGCTGGTATGCAGGCATGGTCGAACAGCGGATGCCCGCCGCCTGA
- the purU gene encoding formyltetrahydrofolate deformylase encodes MKSYTLRVTCASTRGIVAAISGYLAGHDCNITDSAQFDDTETGRFFMRVSFRSEGTAALGQLQQGIAPIAERFGMEAEFSDDAVKKKVVIMVSRFGHCLNDLLYRWRIGALPIDIVAVISNHMDYQKVVVNHDLPYYCVNVTKENKAQAEAEQMRIVRDAGAELIVLARYMQVLSDQMCQAMSGRIINIHHSFLPSFKGANPYKQAYERGVKLIGATSHYVTADLDEGPIIEQDTVRVTHAQSPGDYVSLGRDVEAQVLARAVHAHIHGRVFLNGDKTVVFPPSPGSYVSERMG; translated from the coding sequence ATGAAAAGCTATACGCTGCGCGTCACCTGCGCCTCGACCCGCGGGATCGTGGCGGCCATCTCGGGCTATCTGGCCGGGCACGACTGCAACATCACCGACAGCGCGCAGTTCGATGACACGGAAACCGGCCGTTTCTTCATGCGCGTCAGCTTCCGATCCGAAGGAACGGCAGCCCTGGGCCAGTTGCAGCAGGGCATCGCACCCATCGCCGAACGCTTCGGAATGGAGGCCGAGTTCAGCGACGACGCTGTGAAGAAGAAAGTCGTCATCATGGTCAGCCGTTTCGGGCACTGCCTGAACGACCTTTTGTATCGCTGGCGGATCGGCGCGCTGCCCATCGACATCGTGGCGGTGATTTCCAACCACATGGATTACCAAAAGGTCGTGGTGAACCATGACCTGCCCTATTACTGCGTCAACGTGACCAAGGAAAACAAGGCTCAGGCCGAGGCCGAGCAGATGCGCATTGTCCGCGACGCTGGCGCGGAGCTGATCGTGCTGGCGCGATATATGCAGGTGCTGTCGGATCAGATGTGCCAGGCCATGTCGGGGCGGATCATCAACATCCACCATTCGTTCCTGCCGTCGTTCAAGGGCGCCAACCCCTACAAGCAGGCCTACGAGCGCGGCGTGAAGCTGATCGGGGCGACCAGCCATTACGTGACCGCCGACCTGGACGAAGGCCCGATCATCGAACAGGACACCGTGCGCGTCACACACGCCCAGTCGCCGGGCGACTATGTGTCGCTGGGCCGCGATGTCGAGGCGCAGGTTCTGGCCCGCGCCGTCCACGCCCATATCCACGGGCGCGTCTTCTTGAACGGCGACAAGACCGTGGTCTTCCCCCCGTCGCCCGGCAGCTATGTCAGCGAACGGATGGGATAA
- a CDS encoding IS630 family transposase (programmed frameshift), translating into MGRPHPMALRERVVAFVEEGNSHRSAAARFRVSVKFVNDMVILKRETGGLAPRAQGHGGGHGKLVGVGDWITARMKAKPDLTLNDLVGELADHHGIAIHRVSVWRFLRGLGLTHKKDLQALEQKRPEIRQARHIWITRRQPFMRSALTRLGFIDETSLKTNMAKTTGWSPKGARLVDHAPFGHWNTQTFIAALRHDRLDAPWVIDGAMNRELFELYVETQLAPTLRPGDVIILDNLSSHKSPKAAATMSAVGAWFLFLPPYSPDLNPIEMAFAKLKALIRRAAARTYEALWHAVGQVCDLFTDEECYNFFKAAGYETD; encoded by the exons ATGGGCAGACCGCATCCTATGGCGCTCCGAGAGCGCGTTGTGGCGTTTGTGGAGGAAGGGAACTCGCACCGTTCAGCCGCTGCGCGGTTCCGGGTTTCGGTGAAGTTCGTCAACGACATGGTGATCCTGAAGCGCGAGACGGGCGGGTTAGCTCCGCGTGCCCAAGGCCATGGTGGTGGTCATGGCAAATTGGTTGGTGTGGGGGACTGGATCACCGCGCGCATGAAGGCGAAGCCCGATCTGACGCTGAACGACCTGGTCGGCGAACTTGCGGATCATCACGGCATCGCCATTCACCGTGTCTCGGTTTGGCGGTTTTTGCGCGGTCTCGGGCTGACACAC AAAAAAGACCTGCAAGCCCTCGAGCAGAAGCGGCCTGAGATCCGGCAGGCACGCCATATCTGGATCACACGACGCCAACCGTTCATGCGCAGCGCGTTGACGCGCCTTGGTTTCATCGACGAGACGTCGCTGAAGACGAACATGGCCAAGACCACCGGATGGTCTCCAAAAGGCGCGCGCCTTGTCGACCATGCGCCCTTCGGCCACTGGAACACCCAGACCTTCATCGCCGCCCTGCGCCATGACCGGCTGGATGCGCCCTGGGTGATCGACGGTGCCATGAACCGCGAACTGTTCGAGCTCTATGTCGAAACCCAACTGGCCCCGACACTGCGACCCGGCGATGTGATCATTCTGGATAACCTGTCATCGCACAAGAGTCCCAAGGCAGCGGCGACTATGAGCGCCGTTGGCGCGTGGTTCTTGTTCTTGCCTCCCTACAGTCCGGATCTGAACCCGATCGAGATGGCCTTCGCAAAGCTCAAGGCCCTGATCCGGAGAGCCGCCGCGCGAACCTACGAGGCTCTCTGGCACGCCGTCGGGCAGGTCTGCGATCTTTTCACCGATGAGGAATGCTACAATTTCTTCAAAGCCGCCGGATATGAAACCGATTAG
- a CDS encoding BMP family ABC transporter substrate-binding protein, with amino-acid sequence MNRRQLIASVAAMTTISLALPAWAQDEPLKVGFIYVGPVSDGGWTYQHDQGRLAVEEEFGDRVETTYLESVPEGVDAERALTQLALAGNDVIYATSFGYMDAVINVAAKFPDIKFEHNTGYKRTENVGTYDGRFYEGRAVTGTIAGRMTQSNKIGYIATFPIPEVIQGINSAYIHAKKVNPDVEMRVVWAYTWFDPAKEADAANALMAEGVDVILQHTNSTAPLAQLQQQGKIGFGQAADMASFAPTPRVSSVYNNWAAHYVKSVGRVLDGTWQPEAVWGGIGDGIVAIGEITEAVPAEVKAEAETLRDNIGAGEYHPFTGPLNKADGSAWLAEGQVATDEELSGMNFFVEGINAELPQ; translated from the coding sequence ATGAACCGCAGACAGCTTATCGCCAGCGTCGCCGCCATGACGACGATCAGCCTTGCCCTGCCCGCCTGGGCCCAAGACGAGCCGCTGAAGGTCGGCTTCATCTATGTCGGCCCGGTCAGTGACGGCGGCTGGACCTATCAGCACGACCAGGGCCGCCTTGCGGTCGAGGAGGAATTCGGCGACCGGGTGGAAACCACCTATCTGGAAAGCGTCCCGGAAGGCGTCGATGCCGAACGCGCGCTGACCCAGTTGGCGCTTGCGGGCAACGACGTGATCTATGCGACCAGCTTCGGCTATATGGACGCGGTCATCAACGTCGCGGCCAAGTTCCCCGACATCAAGTTCGAACACAACACCGGCTACAAGCGCACCGAGAACGTGGGTACCTATGACGGCCGCTTCTATGAGGGCCGGGCCGTCACCGGGACCATCGCGGGCCGCATGACCCAGTCGAACAAGATCGGCTATATTGCGACCTTTCCGATCCCCGAGGTGATCCAGGGCATCAACTCGGCCTATATCCACGCCAAGAAGGTGAACCCGGACGTCGAGATGCGCGTGGTCTGGGCCTATACCTGGTTCGACCCCGCCAAGGAGGCCGACGCCGCCAACGCCCTGATGGCCGAAGGCGTGGACGTGATCCTGCAGCACACCAACTCGACCGCGCCGCTGGCGCAGTTGCAGCAACAGGGCAAGATCGGCTTTGGCCAGGCCGCCGACATGGCATCCTTCGCGCCGACACCGCGGGTGTCCTCGGTCTATAACAACTGGGCTGCGCATTACGTCAAAAGCGTGGGCCGCGTCCTGGACGGCACATGGCAGCCCGAGGCCGTCTGGGGCGGCATCGGCGACGGCATCGTTGCCATCGGCGAGATCACCGAGGCTGTCCCCGCCGAAGTCAAGGCCGAGGCCGAGACCCTGCGCGACAATATCGGCGCAGGCGAATACCACCCCTTCACCGGCCCGCTGAACAAGGCGGACGGTTCGGCCTGGCTGGCCGAGGGTCAGGTGGCCACGGACGAGGAACTGTCGGGGATGAACTTCTTCGTGGAAGGGATCAACGCGGAACTGCCGCAATAA
- a CDS encoding ABC transporter permease, protein MMIDPIALFLLLLSASTPILFAALGELVVERAGVLNLGVEGMMIVGALSGFATAYYSGNAFLGFAVAALAGALVALPFTILTQFLMSNQVASGLALTLFGLGLAALFGKPVEGVRAPTMTAGPLGLNWIVWLGLAMVPAIWWFLNRSRAGLILRGVGENHDAAHALGYDVRRVRLAAIAFGGAMAGIGGAFISVATVLQWTEGMTAGAGWIALAIVVFSNWTAPGVLAGAWLFGGVTVLQLRLQAAGVRVPVQLLSMAPYLATIIVLVAISARQKFSRRAGGTAPGSLGQDFHALR, encoded by the coding sequence ATGATGATCGACCCCATAGCCCTGTTCCTGCTGCTTCTGTCCGCATCGACCCCGATCCTGTTCGCCGCCTTGGGCGAACTGGTCGTAGAACGCGCGGGCGTCCTGAACCTCGGGGTCGAGGGGATGATGATCGTGGGCGCCCTGTCGGGCTTTGCCACTGCCTATTACAGCGGCAATGCCTTCCTTGGCTTTGCCGTGGCGGCGCTGGCGGGGGCACTGGTCGCCCTGCCCTTCACGATCCTGACGCAGTTCCTGATGTCGAACCAGGTCGCATCCGGCTTGGCGCTGACCCTGTTCGGCTTGGGCCTTGCCGCGCTGTTCGGCAAGCCGGTCGAGGGGGTGAGGGCACCCACGATGACCGCCGGGCCGCTGGGCCTCAACTGGATCGTCTGGCTGGGGCTGGCGATGGTGCCCGCGATCTGGTGGTTCCTGAACCGGTCGCGCGCAGGGCTGATCCTGCGCGGCGTGGGGGAAAACCACGACGCGGCCCATGCGCTTGGCTATGACGTGCGGCGGGTGCGCCTTGCCGCAATCGCCTTTGGCGGGGCCATGGCGGGGATCGGCGGGGCCTTCATCTCGGTCGCGACCGTGCTGCAATGGACCGAAGGGATGACCGCCGGCGCGGGCTGGATCGCGCTTGCCATCGTGGTCTTTTCCAACTGGACGGCACCGGGCGTTCTGGCCGGAGCCTGGCTTTTCGGCGGCGTCACCGTGCTGCAACTGCGCCTGCAGGCGGCAGGCGTGCGGGTGCCGGTGCAACTGCTGTCGATGGCGCCCTATCTGGCCACGATCATCGTGCTGGTGGCGATTTCGGCGCGCCAAAAATTCAGCCGCCGCGCGGGCGGCACCGCCCCCGGATCGCTGGGGCAGGATTTTCACGCCCTGCGCTGA
- a CDS encoding ABC transporter permease, which produces MIRLVPRTETSALWQIATPVMAVVATMLAGGLLFAIMGYDPVAAIRTIFWDPLFGPAAGYSRPQLLVKAAPLILIASGLAVGFRAGIWNIGAEGQYIIGAITGAAVALAAYPAPEMWIFPAMVIAGALGGWAWGMIPALLRNWFGASEILVSLMLVYVAQRIAAWMAFGPMKNPEGFGMPGSRNLQQYPAASNPELIAGTGAHWGVVAAAAAVLATWFLMSRHIRGFHIRAAGIAPRAARFAGVKPQTLVAFCLGLSGALAGMAGLFEVAGPAGQITDKVGVGYGFTAIIVAFLGRLHPVGILLAGLLLALTYIGGELAQLTMNLPAATVQVFQGMLLFFLLGFDLLTRYRITRRATA; this is translated from the coding sequence ATGATCCGCCTTGTCCCGCGCACTGAAACCTCGGCCCTCTGGCAGATCGCGACTCCGGTCATGGCGGTGGTGGCCACAATGCTGGCGGGCGGGCTTTTGTTCGCGATCATGGGCTATGACCCGGTGGCCGCGATCCGCACCATCTTCTGGGATCCGCTGTTCGGGCCTGCCGCCGGCTATTCCCGCCCCCAGCTTCTGGTCAAGGCCGCGCCCCTGATCCTGATCGCCTCGGGCCTTGCCGTGGGCTTTCGCGCAGGCATCTGGAACATCGGGGCCGAGGGGCAATACATCATCGGCGCCATCACCGGCGCCGCCGTCGCCCTTGCCGCCTATCCCGCGCCCGAGATGTGGATCTTCCCCGCCATGGTGATCGCGGGCGCACTGGGCGGCTGGGCCTGGGGCATGATCCCGGCCCTGCTGCGCAACTGGTTCGGCGCGTCCGAGATCCTGGTGTCGCTGATGCTGGTCTATGTCGCGCAGCGCATCGCCGCCTGGATGGCCTTCGGGCCAATGAAAAACCCCGAGGGCTTCGGGATGCCTGGATCGCGCAACCTGCAGCAATATCCCGCCGCCTCGAACCCGGAACTGATCGCCGGGACCGGCGCGCATTGGGGCGTGGTCGCGGCCGCCGCAGCCGTGCTGGCGACATGGTTCCTGATGTCGCGCCATATCCGTGGCTTCCACATCCGCGCGGCAGGCATCGCCCCCCGCGCCGCGCGCTTTGCTGGCGTGAAGCCCCAGACGCTGGTGGCCTTCTGCCTGGGCCTCTCGGGCGCGCTTGCCGGGATGGCGGGACTGTTCGAGGTCGCGGGCCCGGCGGGCCAGATCACCGACAAGGTCGGCGTCGGCTATGGCTTCACCGCGATCATCGTGGCCTTCCTGGGCCGGTTGCACCCCGTGGGCATCCTGCTGGCGGGGCTGCTGCTGGCATTGACCTATATCGGCGGGGAATTGGCGCAGCTGACGATGAACCTGCCCGCCGCGACCGTGCAGGTCTTCCAGGGGATGCTTCTGTTCTTCCTTCTGGGCTTCGACCTGTTGACCCGTTACCGCATCACCAGAAGGGCCACGGCATGA